In Paracoccus contaminans, the genomic stretch GGAGAGCATCATGGCCGACGACCTCATCAACAGCTTCATGACCGGTCCCGACGAACAGGGCCGCTTCGGCATCCATGGCGGGCGCTTTGTCAGCGAAACGCTGATGCCGCTGATCCTCGATCTTCAGGCCGAATATGAACGCGCCAAGACCGACCCCGCCTTTCGGGCCGAGATGGACGATCTGTGGACGCATTATGTCGGCCGCCCCTCGCCACTGTATTTCGCCGAGCGGCTGACCGACCGGCTTGGCGGGGCGAAGATCTATCTTAAACGCGAAGAGCTGAACCACACCGGCAGCCACAAGATCAACAACGTGCTGGGCCAGATCCTGCTGGCCCGCCGGATGGGCAAGACGCGGATCATCGCTGAAACGGGCGCGGGCCAGCACGGCGTTGCCACGGCCACGGTCTGCGCCAAGTTCGGCCTGAAATGCGTGGTCTACATGGGCGCCCATGACGTTGAGCGCCAGCAGCCCAACGTGTTCCGCATGAAGCTGCTGGGGGCCGAGGTGGTGCCGGTCCGTTCGGGGCGCGGCACGCTGAAGGACGCGATGAACGACGCGCTGCGCGACTGGGTGACCAATGTGCGCGACACCTTCTATTGCATCGGCACGGTCGCGGGGCCGCATCCCTATCCGGCGATGGTACGTGATTTCCAGACCATCATCGGCCGCGAGACCAAGGCCCAGCTGATGGAGGCCGAGGGCCGCCTGCCTGACACGATCGTCGCCGCGATCGGCGGCGGATCGAACGCCATGGGCCTGTTCCACCCCTTTCTTGACGACCGTTCCGTGCGGATCATCGGGGTCGAGGCCGGCGGCAAGGGCGTCGATGCGTCGATGCAGCACTGCGCTTCGCTGTCCGGGGGGCGGCCGGGTGTACTGCACGGCAACCGCACCTATCTGCTGCAGGATGACGAGGGGCAGATCCTCGAGGGGCACTCGATCAGCGCGGGGCTGGACTATCCGGGCATCGGGCCGGAACATTCGTGGCTGCACGACGTCGGCCGCGCCGAATATGTCAGCGTCACCGATGACGAGGCCCTGGCCGCATTCACCCTGCTGTGCGAAACCGAAGGCATCATTCCCGCGCTGGAATGCAGCCACGGGCTGGCGCATATAGCGAAAATCGCCCCGACCCTGCCGCGCGATCACCTGATCGTGCTGAACCTGTCGGGGCGCGGCGACAAGGACATTTTCACCGTCGCGCGGCATCTGGGCGTCGAGATTTCGGGCTGACCGCCCGCCAGGGCGGCTTGTCTTGCAAAAACGCGGGCGCGGCCAACGGCTGCTGCCCGCGTGAGGCGCCGGGCGGGTTTCAGCGCGTCAGCACCATCACATTCAGCAGCGATTCCCGGTAGGGCTGCGGAAACAGGATGCGCAGGCTGTCGTGGCCCGTGACCTCGACAAGCCCCGCATCGGGCAGGGTTTCGGACCCGGCAAGGTCGATCTCGGGCGGGAAATCCCCATAATCCCTTGGCTGCTCGCCCGCGACGAAGGTCGAGCCCAGATAAACCAGCCGGTCGCCATCGGGATGAAGCTGCCCCCTGGTCCGCTGCGAGCCGGTCAGCTTTTCAAACCGGGCCGCGCCGCTCGTGGCGGTGATGCGGCAGCGGAAAGCCGGATAGGTGACGATCGGGCTGATCCCGCCAAGCTTGATCATGCGGCAGTTCCATTCACCTGTCAGTGCGGCAAGGTCCACCGCTCCGGCGGCCCGCGCAGGCCCCCTCAGCGCGGCCGTTGCCTGCGCGATCTCGGCCGGGGTGCCCTCTGCCAGCGCCTGCCGCAGGGCAGCGCCAGCCGCCTGATCGAGCGCGTCCAGCCGCGCCAGATCATCCGCCCGGATCGGAACGCCCTGCCCGATCACCGGCCCTTGGGCCGACAGGGGCAAGGGCGCAAGGCTGACCAGCGCGGCAAGGACGCGGGGGATGAAGGAAGACCGGGGCATGGCTCACGCGCTCCCGTCGATGGCATGGGCCATGAGCAGCTCAAGGGGAACGATCTCGGTCGCGCGCATGTGGGTGGCGGCCAGAATGACCTGCGGGGCGGCGAATTCCTGGGCCGCCTGCAAAAAGCGTGCGGCGCACAGGCACCAGCGATCGCCCGGTTTCAACCCGGCAAAGCCGTATTCCGGGCGCGGGGTCGACAGGTCGTTGCCAAGATATTTCGACAGCGCCAGGAACTCGGCCGTGACGATGACGCAAACCGTGTGGCTGCCGCCGTCCTCCGGTCCGGTATCGCAGCAGCCGTTGCGGTAAAAGCCCGTCAGCGGTTCGCGCGAGCAAGGTGCCAGCGCACCCCCAAGAACGTTCATGGACTTGTCCATTGCCTTTATCCTTCCCTTGCCGGTCAGCCGAACCGCTTGCCCAGCGCGCGCAGCCGGTCGGCCATGGTAACGGGCTGCTCGGCTGCGTCGCCGCCGGCCGGAGGGGCAGCGGGCTCAGTCCGCGGCCGGGCGGGCCCTGGCGGGTCGGAGTCGCGACCCGATCCTTGCGCCGATTTCTGCGGCTGCGCCGCGCGGCCCGCCATCACTGATCCGAATGCCGCCCCGTCACCCGCCGCCAGCGGCCCCGCCGCCTTGGAGATGCCGCGCAGCATCTCATCGACCATCGCCTCCTCGGCTTTGGCGAAATCGCCCAGCACATGGCCCGTCACCCGATCCTTGTGCCCCGGATGGCCGATCCCGATCCTCAACCGGCGATAGGCTTCGCCGACATGCTGGTGGATCGAACGCAGCCCGTTGTGCCCCGCATGTCCCCCCCCGGTCTTGAGCCGGCAGACACCGGGCGCCAGGTCCAGTTCGTCATGCAGCACGATCACCTCGGCCGGGGTCAGCTTCAGATAGCGCATCGCCTCGCCCACCGAGCGGCCCGACTCGTTCATGAAGGTCTGCGGCTTGAGCAGCGTCACGCGGTCGCCGCCCAGCCGCCCCTCGGCCGCCAGCCCCTGAAAGCGCGGCTTCCAGGGCGAAAACCCATGATCGGTGGCGATCCGGTCCAGCGCCATGAAGCCGACATTGTGGCGGTTGCCGGCATATTTCGTCCCCGGGTTGCCAAGGCCCACGATCAGCAGCATCATCCACCCCTTCGCCCGCCAAGGCGCCGTCCCTTGCAGCGGACCTCGCCTGTAACTAAGACTCTGTCAACACTTCGCCCCTAGGAACGGTCCCGGACGGCGGTGATCCGGCGGCGAATCGAAATCAATCATAGCAGGAACGACAGGGCGCAGATGCACGATCCCGCAGAATTCTACATGAACACGCTCGTCCCCATGGTTGTCGAACAGACCAGCCGGGGCGAACGTGCCTATGACATCTTCTCGCGCCTGCTCAAGGAACGGATCATCTTCCTGTCCGGCCCGGTCCATGACGGCATGGCAACGCTGGTCTGCGCGCAGCTGCTGTTCCTTGAGGCGGAGAATCCGTCCAAGGACATCAGCATGTATATCAACAGTCCCGGCGGTTACGTGACCGCGGGCCTGTCGATCTATGACACGATGCAGTATATCCGCCCGCGCATTTCCACGCTGGTCATCGGGCAGGCCGCCTCGATGGGCTCGCTGCTGCTGGCCGCGGGCGAAAAGGGGGCACGCTATTCGCTGCCCAACAGCCGCATCATGGTGCATCAGCCTTCGGGCGGTTTCCAGGGCACGGCATCGGACATCCTGATCCACGCGCAGGAAACCGAAAAGCTCAAGCGGCGGCTGAACGAGATCTATGTCAGGCATACCGGCCGCACCCTTGAAGAGGTCGAAGCGGCGCTGGAACGCGACCGCTTCATGTCGCCCGAAGAGGCGAAGGATTGGGGCCTGATCGACGACATCCTTGCCGATCGCGGCAAGGCCGTGCCTGAAACCTGACGGATGCGGCATGCTGATCGCGGCGATCACCCGGACGCCGGCGAAAAGCGGATTGTGACTGCGGCCCGCCCTGCCTAACATGGGCGGACCGGCATGGCTGACGAGGCAAGGCGCAGCGCGCCTGCCGGAATGGCCCGCCCAGCGCGGCGCGGCACAGACAAGGCAAGGAAGACGACGATGGCGAACCAGCCCGGCGGCGACAGCAAGAACACGCTCTACTGCAGCTTCTGCGGCAAGAGCCAGCACGAGGTCCGCAAGCTCATTGCCGGTCCGACCGTGTTCATCTGCGACGAATGCGTCGAGCTGTGCATGGACATCATCCGCGAGGAAACCAAGTCCTCGGGGCTGAAGACCGGCGACGGCGTGCCCACCCCGCGCGAGATCATGGCGGTTCTGGACGACTATGTGATCGGGCAGGAACATGCCAAGCGCGTGCTGTCGGTGGCCGTCCACAACCACTACAAGCGGCTGAACCACAGCTCCAAGACCGACATCGAGCTGGCCAAGTCGAACATCCTGCTGATCGGGCCGACGGGCTGCGGCAAGACGCTGCTGGCGCAGACGCTGGCGCGCATCCTGGACGTGCCCTTCACCATGGCCGATGCCACCACGCTGACCGAGGCCGGCTATGTCGGCGAGGATGTGGAGAACATCATCCTCAAGCTGCTGCAGGCATCGGAATACAATGTCGAGCGCGCGCAGCGCGGCATCGTCTATATCGACGAGGTCGACAAGATCACCCGCAAGTCCGACAACCCCTCGATCACCCGCGACGTGTCGGGCGAGGGGGTGCAACAGGCTCTGCTGAAGATCATGGAGGGCACGGTCGCGTCGGTGCCGCCCCAGGGCGGGCGCAAGCACCCGCAGCAGGAATTCCTGCAGGTCGACACGACGAACATCCTGTTCATCTGCGGCGGCGCCTTTGCCGGGCTCGACCGCATCATCGCCCAGCGCAACAAGGGCACCGCCATCGGTTTCGGCGCAAGCGTCAAGGAAAACGACGACCGGGGCGTGGGCGAGCTGTTCAAGGATCTCGAACCCGAGGATCTGCTCAAGTTCGGCCTGATCCCCGAATTCGTCGGCCGTCTGCCGGTCATCGCGACGCTGACCGACCTGGATGAGGAAGCGCTGATCACCATCCTGACCCAGCCCAAGAACGCGCTGGTCAAGCAGTATCAGCGGCTGTTCAACATCGAGGATGTGAAGCTTACCTTCACCGAGGATGCGCTGAAGGCGATTGCCCGGCGCGCGATCAAGCGCAAGACCGGGGCACGGGGCCTGCGCTCGATCATGGAGGACATCCTGCTGGACAGCATGTTCGAGCTGCCGGGCATGGACAGCGTGACCGAGATCGTCGTCAACGAAGAGGCCGTGGACAACCCCGTCGCCAAGCCGTTGCAGATCCATGCCGAGCCGAAAAAGGAACCCGCCGCCGCCGGCTGAGTCGCCCCGCCGAAAGGCGCTTGGCGCCCCTGCCTCAAGGGGTCGCCAAAGCCGGGCGGCACTTTAGCAGGCGCGGCTTTGGCAGGCGGGTGCCGGCATCGGCATTAACGCCTGCCCTCGACGCTGTTGCGCAAGACAAGGATAGCCCCTGCTCGGACGGGCTTGGTGTTGGCAGGTCAGGCGCGCCCCGCAGATCTATGCAGGCCACGCATCCCTGCGCCTCAAAAGCCCGCCCGACATGGAGGGTGGCCTTGCGCAAGCACAATGCGCAGCACATGACCCTGCGTCCGGCCCGCCTCCGCGCCCCGAACAGGCGGCGCTGTCCCCTTGGCCAATGGCTTGGCCAGCCCCAGCCCGCAATGCATGCCCCTTCATGCGCAATCCTGTCCTCTGGAGCGATGACCGGCGCAGTCATGCCGCGCCCCGCCGGCTGACGCCGCGCGCATTGTCGCGGGGCGGTATGGCGCGTTCACCGTGGCAGGAGGGGGCGGGGGCATGAGCCGCCGGCGCGCCATTTCCCGCCAGGATGACAGACAGGCCCTTCGCAGCGCGCCTGCGGTCGCAGCCGACATATTCATGTCGCAAACCATCGTGCATAACCCGGTGGTCCGCATCCTTGCGGATGTTCGATCAGGGACTGACGATGACCACCGACCTCGACGCGCTTACCATAGACGAAGGCCTGGACGAGGACTTCGAGCTCGATCTTGAGGACGCGCTGCTGCCCCGGCAGATCGCGGCGGCCTACAAGGAAATGCATCCCGATCCCCTGCCCCGCCGGGTCTACTTCAACGAACTGCTGCGGCTGCAGTCCGAGCTCATCAAGCTGCAGGACTGGGTTTCGGCCACCCGCGAAAAGATCGTCGTCGTCTTCGAGGGCCGCGACAGCGCCGGCAAGGGCGGGGTCATCAAGCGCATCACCCAGCGCCTGAACCCCCGTGTGGTGCGCACCGTCGCCCTGCCAGCGCCGTCAGACCGGGAAAAGACCCAGTGGTATTTCCAGCGCTATGTCCCCCACCTGCCGGCCGGGGGCGAGATCGTTCTGTTCGACCGCAGCTGGTATAACCGCGCCGGCGTCGAACGCGTCATGGGCTTTGCCGACGAGGCGCAGGTCGAGCAGTTCTTCCAGGATGTGCCGGAATTCGAACGGATGCTGGTCCGCTCGGGCATCCGGCTTGTGAAATACTGGTTCTCGATCACGGACGCGGAACAGCAGATGCGCTTTCTGATGCGCATCCACGACCCGCTGAAACAGTGGAAGCTGTCGCCCATGGACCTGCAGAGCCGCGTCCGCTGGGAGGCCTATACCAAGGCCAAGGAAGAGATGTTCGAGCGCACCTCGATCCCCGAGGCACCGTGGTATATCGTGGCGGGCAACGACAAGAAGCGGGCGCGGCTGAACTGCATCGACCACCTGCTCGGCCTCATCCCCTATACCGATGTCGAGCATGCCGAGATCAAGCTGCCCGATCGCATCTTCAACCCCGACTATGAACGCGATATCCTGCCGCGCGAGTTGTATGTTCCCGAACGTTACTGAGGCGCCATGCCCAAGGCCTACTGGATCGCCCATGTCAGCATCGACGACCCGGCCGCATACGAGGCCTATCGCCGCGCCAATGCCGCGGCCTTCGCGCGGTTCGGCGGGCGATTCCTGGTTCGCGGCGGGGCGCAGCAGGTGATGGAGGGCACGGCGCGCCCGCGCAGCGTCGTGATCGAGTTCGCCAGCCGCGCCGATGCCGAGGCCTGCTATCACAGCGCCGAATACCAGGCGGCGCTGGCCCTGCGTCAGCCGGTCAGCACGGCCGACATGATGATCGTGGATGGCTGGGAAGGCGATCAGCCGGGCGGCGCAGGGTAGGGCCCGACCGTCTTGAACTTGGCGGCGCGACGTAGTTACTAAGCCCATGTTCAGGAACCTGCTTCATCGCCTTTTCGGTGACGAACCGCCCCGATCGGCCCTGTCCGATGACGAGGTCGAGGCGGCGGTTGCGGCGCTGCTGGTGCGCATGGCGCGCGCGGATAACCGCTATCAAGACAGGGAACGCGCCCGCATCGCCATGCTGCTGGGCCGGCGGCGCAGGCTGGATGCCTCGCATGCCGCCGATCTGCTTGCCGCGGCCGAGATGCTCGAGGCAGAGGCGCCGGACACGGTGCGATTCACCCGCGCGGTGAAGGATGGCGTGCCGCTGGAAAAGCGGCTGTCCGTCATCGCGGCCATGTGGGAAATCGCGCTGGTCGATGGCGAACGGTCGCCGTCCGAGGATGCGACGGTGCGGCTTGCTGCCAATCTTCTGGGCATCAGCGATGTCGACAGCGCATTGGCGCGGCAGGCGGCGGAGCGGGCGCAGGGCGGCGCCCCCTGAGGAACGGCGCACGCACGACACCGTTGCATTTTCCGGCGGGATTGCGCCAGATGGTCGCATCATGAAACGCGACTGCACGACCAGCGCCGCCCCTGCGGACCCCGCCACCTCCGGCCCGGTCATCCGTATTGCCGGGCTGCACAAGGCCTATGGGCTGCTCGAGGTGCTCAAGGGCGTCGATCTGGTGGCCGAAAAGGGCAGCGTCGTCACGCTGATCGGCTCCTCGGGCTCGGGCAAATCCACCCTGCTGCGCTGCTGCAACCTGCTGGAGCTGAGCCAGAGCGGCGAGATCGTCATCGAGGGTGAGCCGGTTCGCTGGATGAAGGAGGGACCGGGCCGGCGCCCCGCCGACGCCCGGCAGGTTCGCCGCCTGCGCACCAATCTTGCCATGGTGTTCCAGCAGTTCAACCTGTGGTCCCACATGACCGTCCTGCAGAACGTGATGGAGGCGCCGGTCACCGTGCTGGGCCAGCCGGCCGCGCAGGTCGAGGCGCGCGCCCGCGCGCTGCTGGCCAAGGTGGGAATCGGCGACAAGGCCGAGGCATGGCCTGCCCAGCTGTCAGGCGGCCAGCAGCAGCGCGCCGCCATCGCCCGCGCCCTGTGCATGGAGCCGCGCGCCCTGCTGCTGGACGAGCCGACCAGTGCCCTCGACCCCGAATTGCAGCAGGAAGTGGTGCGCGTCATCAAGGATCTGGCGGCCGAGCATCGCACAATGATCCTCGTGACCCATGACATGCGCCTTGCGGCCGATGTCAGCGACAGGGTGATGTTCCTGCATCAGGGCCGGGTCGAGGAAGAAGGCCCGCCCGAGCAGATTTTCCGCGCGCCGCAGACAGAACGGCTGCGCCAATTCCTCAGCGCCACCATGGCAGGCTGAGGCACACCAAAGGGGAGAAAACGCGATGAAACGACTGATGCTCGCTGCGGCGGTGCTGGCGCTCAGCGCCGGGCTGGCGCAGGCCGAAAAGCTGCGCATGGGCAGCGAGGGGGCCTATCCGCCCTACAACTTCATCAATGAAAAGGGCGATCTGGACGGGTTCGAGATCGAGCTTGGCAACGAGCTGTGCCGGCGGATCGAGGCGGAATGCACCTGGGTCAAGAATGACTGGGATTCGATCATTCCGAACCTTGTGGCGTCGAACTATGACACCATCATGGCCGGCATGAACATCAGCGAGGAACGCAAGAAGTCGGTCGCCTTCTCGACCGCCTACACGCCGCCGCCGCCCTCGGCCTATCTGGCCCGGTCGGCCGATGCCGACATCCACGGCACGATCGCGGCCCAGACCAGCACGATCCAGGCGGCGCATGTGGCCGATACGGGTGCCACGCTGATCGAGTTTCCCACCGGCGAGGAAACCGTGGCCGCCGTCCGCAACGGCGAGGCTGATGCCGTCTTTGCCGACCGCGACTTTCTGGTGCCCTTCGAGAAGGATTCGAACGGCGCGCTGGTCTGGGTGTCGGGTCAGGACAGGGTTCTGCTGGGCGAGGGCATCGGCATCGGGATGCGCAAGTCCGATACCGAGCTGAAGGCCCGCTTTGACAAGGCCATCGAAGCGATGAAGGCGGACGGCTCGCTGGACAAGCTGATCGGCAAGTGGTTCGGGCCCGAGGCCAAGACCTTTGCCAGCTGGGCCGCGGAAGGCGGGCCCGCCGCGGGCGCGGCCCCTGCTGCATCCCCGGCCCCTGCTGAACCTGCGGGCGCTGCTGCATCCCCGGCCCCCGCCGTGTCCCAGGACGCGGCCCCTGCTGCCGCCGCTGCTCCAGCGTCTGGCGCAGCCCCCACGGCCACGAACTGATCCATCCGATTGCAGGGCCGCCGTCCGTCAGGGGCGGCGGCGCGTGACGCCCATGTTCGCTCAATGCGCCGACCCCAAGGCCCTCGACGGCCTCGCCTGGATGCTGTGCTACCTCACCTCGGGGACGCACCGGCTGTTCTATCTTTCCTTCGGGACGGTGCTGCTGGTGCTGGCCATTACCGCGCCGGCGGCGCTGCTGATGGGTTATGGCGGGGCGATGGCGGCGCGCTCGCGCATCACGGCGCTGCGTTGGCTGGGCAAGACCTATGCCGCGCTGGTGCGGGGCGTGCCCGACATCATCTTCTTCCTGTTCGTGCCCATCGCACTGGATCAGGGGCTGGAATGGCTGCGCAGCCGCGTCTATTGCGACCCCTCGGAGCCGGTGCGGCGCGGCAACGAATTCGTCGTCTGCGCGGCCGCCAAGCTGCCGCCCTCGGCCAGTCCCGAATGGGTTCATGACCTATACGGCATCGCGCTGGCGGTGGTGGCCTTTTCCTTCGTCTTTGGCGCTTTCGTGGCGAATGTGCTGTATGGCGCGATGGGCGCGGTGCCGCAGGCACAGCTGGAAACTGCCGCGGCCTATGGAATGACGCCGCGCCAGATCGACCGGCGCATCCTGATCCCGCAGATGTGGACCTATGCCCTGCCAGGCCTGTCGAACATGTGGATGATCCTGCTGAAGGCAACGCCGCTGCTGTTCCTGCTGGGGGTCGAGGATATCGTCTACTGGGCGCGCGAGCTGGGCACGCCCAAGACATCGGGGCGGGCCTATCCGCATGGTGACTGGCGGGTGTGGTATTTCCTGGCGCTGCTGGTGTTCTATCTGCTGATGACCTGGGTATCGCAGCGGCTGATTGACCGCCTGGGGGCGCGGCTGTCGCGCGGGCAGGCGACCCTTGCGGGCGAGGCGCTGCGGCGCGAGGCGGGCGCATGAGCTGCGCGCAGACCTTTGCCGATTATGCGCTGCGTTCGATCGGGATCGGCGCGCGGGCGCTGCCGCGCACCGATTTCGACCTGTGCCAGCAGGTGGTGCTGATCGGCTCGGGCCTTGTCTGGAACCTCTATTTCGGGGTGCTGGCCCTGGGGGCGGGCTTCGTTCTGGCGACGGCGCTGGCGCTGGCCAAGGCCAGCCCCAACCCCTGGCTGCGCCGCCCGGCCGAGGCTCTCGTCTTTGTCTTTCGCGGATCGCCCCTGTTCATCCAGTTCTTTCTCGTCTATTCGGCGCTGGTGCTGCTGCCCCGCGAGGGGATCACCCTGCCGGGCCTGCACATCCCGACCGCCTGGATGACCCGCGCCTGGGCGGGGGCGCTGTTCGTTCTGATCCTGAACACCGCCGCCTATTCGGCCGAGATCTTTCATGGCGGGCTGCGCAACGTGCCCAAGGGCGATATCGAGGCAGCCGAGGCTTACGGCCTGACAGGCTGGCGCCGTTTCCGCCGGATCGTCTGGCCGACGATGCTGCGCCTGTCCTGGCCATCCTATACCAACGAGGCGATCTTTCTGTTCCACGCCACGACGCTGGTGTTCTTTTCGGGCTTTCCGGCGGTCGGCCAGATGGGGGACGGGCTGTATTATGCCAGCTATTTCGTGGACAAGACCTTCAACCCCTTTGTGGCTTATCCCATTGTTGCGGGATATTTCATCATCCTGACCCTGGCGCTTACGGCGCTGTTCGGGGTCATCAACCGGCGGCTGAACCGGCATCTGCCGGGCGCCGCCCAGCGGCTGAGGTATCGGCCCAAGCTTATCAGGTGAACGAAAATGGACTGGCTGAGGGATCACCCAGAGGTCAAGACGATCCGCGTGGCGGCGGCCGACCTGAACGGCGTCGCGCGCGGCAAGCGCATACCGGCGCGCTTTGCGGACAAGCTGCTGACCGAGGGGACCAAGTTCCCCTATTCGGTGCTGAACATGGACATCTGGGGCGAGGATGTCGAAAACTCGCCGCTGGTCTGGCAGGCGGGCGACCCCGACGGGCTGCTGATGCCGACCGAGCGGGGCTTCATGCCGATGCCCTGGCTCGACGCGCCGACCGCGTTGCTGCCACTGTGGATGTTCCACCCGGACGGTCGTCCCTATGACGGCTGCCCGCGCCAGGCGCTGGCCCGCGTCGCCGAACGCTATGCTTCCGCCGGGCTGACCCCGGTGGTGGCGACCGAGCTTGAGTTCTTCCTGATCGACGACAGCAAGTTCGGCGAATTGCAGGTGCCGCCCTCGCCCCGGTCGGGCAAGCGCCGCACGGGGGCCGAAACGCTCAGCCTGCGGGCGCTCGACAGTTTCGACAGGTTCTTCACCGATCTTTACGACAGCTGCGAGGCGATGGACATTCCCGCCGACACCGCCATCAGCGAGGCCGCGCCGGGGCAGTTCGAGATCAACCTGATGCATCAGCCCGACCCGCTGAAGGCGGCGGATGACGCCTGGCTGTTCAAGCTGCTCGTCAAGGGCGTGGCGCGGCGTTACGGCTTTGCGGCCTCGTTCATGGCCAAGCCCTATCATCTGTTCAACGGCTCGGGGATGCACATGCATTTCTCGGTGCTGGACAGCAGGGGAAACAACATCTTCGACGACGGGAGCGAGGCGGGGTCGGAACGGCTGCGCCACGCGGTCGCGGGCTGTCTGCAGGCGATGCCGGGATCGGCGCTGATCTTTGCCCCGCACGAGAACAGCTATGACCGGCTGGTGCCCAACGCCCATGCCCCGACCGGGATCGGCTGGGCCTATGAAAACCGCACCTCGGCGATCCGCATTCCCTCGTCCGGGCACAAGGCGAGGCGGATCGAACATCGCACCCCCGGCGGGGACGTGAACCCCTATCTGACGACCGCCGCGATCCTCGGCGCCGCGCTGAACGGGATCGAGGATGGCCGCGATGCCCCTGCCCCGATCACCGGCAACGCCTATGATCACCCCCTGGCCCAGTTGCCCGGAAGCTGGGGCGAGGCCATCGACGCCTTCGAGGCCAGCCCCGAGATGCGGCGCATCTTTCCCCAGCACCTGATCGAGAACCTGGTGATGACCAAGCGGCAGGAGCTGCACTACATGGCCGAGCTGTCGGACGCCGAGACGGTCGAGCTGTATCTCGATACGGTCTGAGACGGTGGCCTTCACCCTGTCGCCCGGCTTTGTCCAGCGCGCCGATCATGCCGTGATCGTCGCCTGCGACGGGGGCTATCTGCCCTTTGCGGGCGTTCTGGCGCGGCAGCTGGCGGCGGTGCCCGACCGGGGCTTTGACGTGCTGATCGGCTCGCCCCAACCGCTCGACCTGCCGCCCGAATGGATGGCGGCAGGCATCGGGCATGTCGCCGTGCGGGATGACAGGCTCGAGGCGTCGCTGCCGCTGGATGCC encodes the following:
- a CDS encoding ABC transporter permease, which encodes MSCAQTFADYALRSIGIGARALPRTDFDLCQQVVLIGSGLVWNLYFGVLALGAGFVLATALALAKASPNPWLRRPAEALVFVFRGSPLFIQFFLVYSALVLLPREGITLPGLHIPTAWMTRAWAGALFVLILNTAAYSAEIFHGGLRNVPKGDIEAAEAYGLTGWRRFRRIVWPTMLRLSWPSYTNEAIFLFHATTLVFFSGFPAVGQMGDGLYYASYFVDKTFNPFVAYPIVAGYFIILTLALTALFGVINRRLNRHLPGAAQRLRYRPKLIR
- a CDS encoding glutamine synthetase family protein, yielding MDWLRDHPEVKTIRVAAADLNGVARGKRIPARFADKLLTEGTKFPYSVLNMDIWGEDVENSPLVWQAGDPDGLLMPTERGFMPMPWLDAPTALLPLWMFHPDGRPYDGCPRQALARVAERYASAGLTPVVATELEFFLIDDSKFGELQVPPSPRSGKRRTGAETLSLRALDSFDRFFTDLYDSCEAMDIPADTAISEAAPGQFEINLMHQPDPLKAADDAWLFKLLVKGVARRYGFAASFMAKPYHLFNGSGMHMHFSVLDSRGNNIFDDGSEAGSERLRHAVAGCLQAMPGSALIFAPHENSYDRLVPNAHAPTGIGWAYENRTSAIRIPSSGHKARRIEHRTPGGDVNPYLTTAAILGAALNGIEDGRDAPAPITGNAYDHPLAQLPGSWGEAIDAFEASPEMRRIFPQHLIENLVMTKRQELHYMAELSDAETVELYLDTV
- a CDS encoding ABC transporter permease, which codes for MFAQCADPKALDGLAWMLCYLTSGTHRLFYLSFGTVLLVLAITAPAALLMGYGGAMAARSRITALRWLGKTYAALVRGVPDIIFFLFVPIALDQGLEWLRSRVYCDPSEPVRRGNEFVVCAAAKLPPSASPEWVHDLYGIALAVVAFSFVFGAFVANVLYGAMGAVPQAQLETAAAYGMTPRQIDRRILIPQMWTYALPGLSNMWMILLKATPLLFLLGVEDIVYWARELGTPKTSGRAYPHGDWRVWYFLALLVFYLLMTWVSQRLIDRLGARLSRGQATLAGEALRREAGA